One region of Chanodichthys erythropterus isolate Z2021 chromosome 17, ASM2448905v1, whole genome shotgun sequence genomic DNA includes:
- the LOC137005205 gene encoding nuclear mitotic apparatus protein 1-like has protein sequence MELNGVKEAALLSWINSVCPEEPINKITQMMDGHRLLKLAYRVQGKESHDGLFLSPSPNMMEMLFSILQGCRFDSRSERHDVQTVVCPSVAAEPSSAVVLDATQRDAGSCRQGLSSVRAPYDFQFSPRQASLMLHKISQGIELELQITKVVLVLCYCGFAKYNMVPLELMIASMFRFVEDDADGLSLDNELNKFLTKAPDVTFSTSSCGSSCWSPLCTDDDKSPFIKSVQKPARFQFQELDTGACSSVSSPVQDVMSTPQLLKRLRKELAHGRDMKDALEKELANQINIISEKEGLIIQLQHRVDRMLREQRELEKDHKAEQLELQEKNESLLHRVHEVLKQCQDLKTENRQKEKKMHELMEENQTLSAQVDFAEKRLQERRKMIDDNEDMRCRGSLRVRKRPGFYLHGTPDTPEKLASCISRTATVKSRHANRLSNSQPKQKQSVMFVIANTPKRSGGGSLLRRGLKLREDACKIPTGASAANGRSPRVSALRKCPRNKSSKTFNVKQQRCSKPKVKDVTGMMMTAGNAEEESEVESLTDEISVEVSSSFLRAT, from the exons ATGGAGTTGAATGGGGTTAAGGAAGCAGCACTGTTGTCATGG ATCAACAGTGTGTGTCCTGAGGAGCCTATTAACAAAATCACCCAGATGATGGACGGTCATCGACTCCTTAAGCTTGCCTACAGAGT ACAAGGGAAAGAGTCCCATGATGGTTTATTTTTGTCACCATCTCCTAATATGATGGAAATGCTCTTCAGCATACTGCAGG GTTGCAGGTTCGATTCCAGGTCAGAGCGTCATGATGTTCAGACTGTGGTTTGTCCCAGTGTGGCTGCAGAGCCGAGCAGTGCCGTAGTCCTGGACGCCACACAGAGAGATGCTGGTTCCTGCCGACAGGGCCTGTCGAGTGTTCGGGCTCCCT ATGACTTTCAGTTCAGCCCAAGACAAGCATCCCTCATGTTACACAAAATCAGTCAGGGAATCGAGCTGGAGCTTCAGATCACAaag GTGGTGCTTGTTCTGTGTTACTGCGGTTTTGCAAAGTACAACATGGTACCTTTGGAG TTGATGATCGCATCCATGTTTCGTTTTGTAGAAGATGATGCTGATGGTCTGTCTTTAGACAATGAACTAAATAAATTCCTCACCAAAGCCC CTGATGTGACCTTCTCCACCTCCAGCTGTGGGAGCAGCTGCTGGTCACCTTTGTGCACTGACGATGATAAGTCTCCGTTCATCAAGAGCGTCCAAAAACCCGCCAGATTTCAGTTTCAAGAGCTTGACACGGGGGCCTGCAGCTCAGTCAG CTCTCCAGTGCAGGATGTAATGAGCACACCACAACTGTTGAAGAGACTCCGGAAAGAATTGGCACATGGGCGAGACATGAAAGATGCGCTGGAGAAAGAActggccaatcagatcaacatAATCTCAGAAAAAG AGGGTCTGATTATCCAGCTGCAGCATAGGGTGGACCGAATGCTGAGAGAACAACGAGAACTGGAGAAAGACCATAAAGCAGAGCAGCTGGAGCTGCAGGAGAAGAACGAGAG TCTTCTGCACAGAGTGCATGAGGTTTTGAAGCAGTGCCAAGATTTAAAAACCGAAAATCgccagaaagagaaaaaaatgcatgaactAATGGAGGAGAACCAAACTTTATCTGCTCAG GTGGACTTTGCTGAGAAACGTCTGCAAGAGAGGAGGAAGATGATCGATGACAATGAGGACATGAGATGCAGAGGAAGTCTAAGA GTTCGCAAGCGGCCGGGATTCTATCTGCATGGAACACCTGACACACCTGAG AAGTTGGCGAGCTGCATCTCTCGGACAGCGACTGTTAAGAGCCGGCATGCCAACAGACTTTCAAACTCTCAG CCTAAGCAAAAGCAATCTGTGATGTTCGTGATTGCTAATACGCCGAAGCGCAGTGGTGGAGGTAGTTTGCTGCGGCGAGGCCTCAAACTCCGTGAAGACGCCTGTAAAATTCCCACAGGGGCCAGCGCCGCTAACGGCAGATCTCCTCGGGTCTCTGCGCTGAGAAAATGTCCCCGCAACAAGTCTTCCAAAACCTTCAATGTCAAACAG CAGCGATGCTCGAAACCGAAAGTAAAGGACGTCACGGGCATGATGATGACAGCAGGAAATGCGGAAGAGGAAAGCGAGGTCGAGTCGTTAACGGATGAAATTTCTGTAGAAGTTTCAAGCTCGTTTTTGAGAGCGACCTGA
- the nlrc3l gene encoding NLR family CARD domain-containing protein 3 isoform X2 → MSNFGEYSDSEVDRIMTNRPPSSYGSMHSDDYDEDDDDDDDIKEPPNKQTETRLRLYRSESPETAITERTQTHQSSIYQDGLFLRPQSITHKEAFPARHEESMSLDQSEMQSEVRTERAINEEPNDRDMEELHERDLPEDESASMEVQEVRTEEPVYDYDEIVLHFDEPKEPPPRPPEGSGLQFRHPHSSLTLRHVLTAMVNSLSRLHPSDISYYKRSLSSHCRFRKNYPMIADLNDPLDLADKMIEVCGLGEALYLTVRNLQNIGKDDMAKILKKTCRRALLQYDLKIAYDRRYYSLYEGRCRPGQQRYISDVYVEPVTVIKGTREPINPENEVQRIPYTIQETVIRAADIFCPLPNDTKPIRTVMMTGIPACGLTVAVNKVIIDWMEGKTNQDFQFVFPLPAKELHLSKSGDLSFLETLSSYFAEAEDIGFIEKEDCLSLFIIDALELCRHKLDFENNEIVTSARKKAPLDALLTSLIKGTLLPNARVWITSHVTAAYRIPANLIDRFVELRGFTDDKKEEYFTKRTTEPELGRKVFNHMKRSKALEIICHLPLFSWMVAFIFERAFRDPDYGKHPPGITAFYSQYIVVQMNRSFEKYRGCSVEAQKWRDEDKAFIEMMGKMAYRMILEGRDWFNVEDLTAVNLTYEDLRSRDELTTEVKRASEDNRTWTFKFVHVTIQEYMAAMYVYVAFRKHGKNVFISSQMSWLQSSNKDRAVIEMYRPAIDRMLASPNGHLDMFVRFLIGLVTPGTEDNLRGYLLNHYHPKAKGTEEVVKYINKKMKDNIHPDRRRNLELCLVELEEGKEEKRR, encoded by the exons ATGAGTAATTTTGGTGAATATAGTGATTCTGAAGTGGACAG GATCATGACTAACCGGCCGCCCAGCAGTTATGGCTCCATGCATAGCGATGAttatgatgaagatgatgatgatgatgatgacattAAAGAACCTCCAAATAAACAAACCGAAACAAG GCTCAGGCTTTACCGCTCAGAATCACCAGAGACTGCGATTACCgaacgcacacaaacacaccagtCCAGCATCTACCAAGACGGTCTGTTCCTGAGACCACAGTCAATCACGCACAAAGAAGCCTTTCCTGCCCGACATGA GGAGTCAATGAGCCTGGATCAATCTGAGATGCAGAGCGAAGTAAGGACGGAGAGAGCGATAAATGAAGAGCCGAATGACAGAGACATGGAGGAGCTGCATGAGAGAGACCTGCCGGAGGATGAAAGTGCTTCAATGGAGGTGCAGGAGGTGCGGACTGAGGAGCCGGTTTATGATTATGATgaaattgttttacattttgatgAACCGAAGGAGCCTCCGCCGCGTCCTCCAGAGGGCTCTGGTCTGCAGTTTCGACACCCTCACAGCTCCCTCACTCTGCGCCACGTGTTAACG GCCATGGTGAACAGTCTTAGTCGGCTCCATCCGTCAGATATTTCCTATTATAAGCGTAGTCTAAGCTCTCACTGCAGATTCAGGAAGAACTACCCGATGATAGCGGATCTTAATGACCCGCTGGATTTGGCTGATAAAATGATTGAGGTCTGTGGGCTGGGAGAGGCTCTGTATCTCACCGTACGAAACCTCCAAAACATCGGAAAggacgatatggccaaaatCCTGAAGAAGACCTGTAGAAGAG CCTTGTTACAGTATGATCTGAAAATTGCCTACGACAGGCGCTATTACTCTCTTTACGAGGGCCGATGTCGTCCAGGTCAGCAGCGCTATATCAGTGACGTCTACGTCGAGCCTGTAACAGTCATCAAAGGCACCAGAGAGCCTATCAACCCTGAGAATGAGGTCCAACGGATACCGTATACGATCCAGGAAACTGTAATCAGGGCTGCCGACATCTTCTGCCCCCTTCCTAATGATACAAAACCAATCCGTACGGTCATGATGACGGGAATTCCTGCTTGTGGTCTAACTGTGGCCGTGAATAAGGTCATCATTGATTGGATGGAGGGTAAAACCAATCAGGATTTTCAGTTTGTGTTCCCACTTCCGGCAAAGGAGTTGCACCTTTCGAAAAGTGGAGATCTGAGCTTCCTAGAGACGCTCTCAAGCTATTTCGCCGAAGCTGAAGACATCGGATTCATTGAGAAGGAAGATTGCTTGAGTCTCTTCATTATCGATGCTTTAGAACTTTGCCGTCATAAACTGGACTTCGAAAACAATGAAATTGTAACAAGTGCCAGGAAGAAAGCACCACTAGATGCCCTTCTCACCAGCCTAATCAAAGGCACGTTGCTTCCTAATGCCCGAGTTTGGATCACAAGCCACGTCACAGCCGCCTACCGAATTCCTGCAAATTTGATCGACAGGTTTGTAGAGTTGAGAGGATTCACAGATGACAAAAAGGAAGAGTACTTTACCAAGAGAACCACCGAGCCAGAGCTCGGTAGGAAGGTTTTCAACCACATGAAACGCTCCAAAGCTCTTGAAATCATCTGCCACCTTCCTCTCTTCAGCTGGATGGTGGCGTTCATCTTCGAACGAGCATTTCGAGATCCTGACTACGGCAAACACCCACCTGGCATCACTGCGTTTTATTCTCAGTACATCGTCGTCCAAATGAACCGCTCGTTCGAGAAGTATCGCGGCTGTAGCGTGGAGGCGCAAAAGTGGAGGGATGAAGATAAGGCGTTTATAGAGATGATGGGGAAAATGGCATATCGGATGATTCTAGAGGGACGGGACTGGTTTAACGTGGAAGATTTGACCGCCGTTAACCTGACCTACGAAGATTTGCGCTCTCGGGATGAATTGACCACCGAAGTCAAGCGGGCGAGCGAAGACAATCGGACGTGGACCTTCAAGTTCGTCCACGTTACCATCCAGGAGTATATGGCTGCCATGTACGTATATGTGGCGTTTAGGAAACATGggaaaaatgtgtttatatcGAGCCAAATGTCTTGGCTACAAAGTTCAAACAAGGATCGCGCCGTGATCGAGATGTACCGTCCCGCCATCGACCGCATGCTGGCTTCTCCAAACGGACATTTGGACATGTTTGTCCGCTTTTTGATCGGATTGGTGACTCCAGGAACCGAGGATAACCTACGTGGATACCTGCTCAATCACTATCATCCCAAAGCCAAAGGCACGGAGGAAGTTGTCAAATACATCAACAAAAAGATGAAAGATAACATCCACCCTGACAGGCGCAGAAACCTGGAGCTGTGCCTGGTGGAACTGGAGGAaggcaaagaagagaagagaagatga
- the nlrc3l gene encoding NLR family CARD domain-containing protein 3 isoform X1 has translation MSNFGEYSDSEVDRIMTNRPPSSYGSMHSDDYDEDDDDDDDIKEPPNKQTETRLRLYRSESPETAITERTQTHQSSIYQDGLFLRPQSITHKEAFPARHDRESMSLDQSEMQSEVRTERAINEEPNDRDMEELHERDLPEDESASMEVQEVRTEEPVYDYDEIVLHFDEPKEPPPRPPEGSGLQFRHPHSSLTLRHVLTAMVNSLSRLHPSDISYYKRSLSSHCRFRKNYPMIADLNDPLDLADKMIEVCGLGEALYLTVRNLQNIGKDDMAKILKKTCRRALLQYDLKIAYDRRYYSLYEGRCRPGQQRYISDVYVEPVTVIKGTREPINPENEVQRIPYTIQETVIRAADIFCPLPNDTKPIRTVMMTGIPACGLTVAVNKVIIDWMEGKTNQDFQFVFPLPAKELHLSKSGDLSFLETLSSYFAEAEDIGFIEKEDCLSLFIIDALELCRHKLDFENNEIVTSARKKAPLDALLTSLIKGTLLPNARVWITSHVTAAYRIPANLIDRFVELRGFTDDKKEEYFTKRTTEPELGRKVFNHMKRSKALEIICHLPLFSWMVAFIFERAFRDPDYGKHPPGITAFYSQYIVVQMNRSFEKYRGCSVEAQKWRDEDKAFIEMMGKMAYRMILEGRDWFNVEDLTAVNLTYEDLRSRDELTTEVKRASEDNRTWTFKFVHVTIQEYMAAMYVYVAFRKHGKNVFISSQMSWLQSSNKDRAVIEMYRPAIDRMLASPNGHLDMFVRFLIGLVTPGTEDNLRGYLLNHYHPKAKGTEEVVKYINKKMKDNIHPDRRRNLELCLVELEEGKEEKRR, from the exons ATGAGTAATTTTGGTGAATATAGTGATTCTGAAGTGGACAG GATCATGACTAACCGGCCGCCCAGCAGTTATGGCTCCATGCATAGCGATGAttatgatgaagatgatgatgatgatgatgacattAAAGAACCTCCAAATAAACAAACCGAAACAAG GCTCAGGCTTTACCGCTCAGAATCACCAGAGACTGCGATTACCgaacgcacacaaacacaccagtCCAGCATCTACCAAGACGGTCTGTTCCTGAGACCACAGTCAATCACGCACAAAGAAGCCTTTCCTGCCCGACATGA CAGGGAGTCAATGAGCCTGGATCAATCTGAGATGCAGAGCGAAGTAAGGACGGAGAGAGCGATAAATGAAGAGCCGAATGACAGAGACATGGAGGAGCTGCATGAGAGAGACCTGCCGGAGGATGAAAGTGCTTCAATGGAGGTGCAGGAGGTGCGGACTGAGGAGCCGGTTTATGATTATGATgaaattgttttacattttgatgAACCGAAGGAGCCTCCGCCGCGTCCTCCAGAGGGCTCTGGTCTGCAGTTTCGACACCCTCACAGCTCCCTCACTCTGCGCCACGTGTTAACG GCCATGGTGAACAGTCTTAGTCGGCTCCATCCGTCAGATATTTCCTATTATAAGCGTAGTCTAAGCTCTCACTGCAGATTCAGGAAGAACTACCCGATGATAGCGGATCTTAATGACCCGCTGGATTTGGCTGATAAAATGATTGAGGTCTGTGGGCTGGGAGAGGCTCTGTATCTCACCGTACGAAACCTCCAAAACATCGGAAAggacgatatggccaaaatCCTGAAGAAGACCTGTAGAAGAG CCTTGTTACAGTATGATCTGAAAATTGCCTACGACAGGCGCTATTACTCTCTTTACGAGGGCCGATGTCGTCCAGGTCAGCAGCGCTATATCAGTGACGTCTACGTCGAGCCTGTAACAGTCATCAAAGGCACCAGAGAGCCTATCAACCCTGAGAATGAGGTCCAACGGATACCGTATACGATCCAGGAAACTGTAATCAGGGCTGCCGACATCTTCTGCCCCCTTCCTAATGATACAAAACCAATCCGTACGGTCATGATGACGGGAATTCCTGCTTGTGGTCTAACTGTGGCCGTGAATAAGGTCATCATTGATTGGATGGAGGGTAAAACCAATCAGGATTTTCAGTTTGTGTTCCCACTTCCGGCAAAGGAGTTGCACCTTTCGAAAAGTGGAGATCTGAGCTTCCTAGAGACGCTCTCAAGCTATTTCGCCGAAGCTGAAGACATCGGATTCATTGAGAAGGAAGATTGCTTGAGTCTCTTCATTATCGATGCTTTAGAACTTTGCCGTCATAAACTGGACTTCGAAAACAATGAAATTGTAACAAGTGCCAGGAAGAAAGCACCACTAGATGCCCTTCTCACCAGCCTAATCAAAGGCACGTTGCTTCCTAATGCCCGAGTTTGGATCACAAGCCACGTCACAGCCGCCTACCGAATTCCTGCAAATTTGATCGACAGGTTTGTAGAGTTGAGAGGATTCACAGATGACAAAAAGGAAGAGTACTTTACCAAGAGAACCACCGAGCCAGAGCTCGGTAGGAAGGTTTTCAACCACATGAAACGCTCCAAAGCTCTTGAAATCATCTGCCACCTTCCTCTCTTCAGCTGGATGGTGGCGTTCATCTTCGAACGAGCATTTCGAGATCCTGACTACGGCAAACACCCACCTGGCATCACTGCGTTTTATTCTCAGTACATCGTCGTCCAAATGAACCGCTCGTTCGAGAAGTATCGCGGCTGTAGCGTGGAGGCGCAAAAGTGGAGGGATGAAGATAAGGCGTTTATAGAGATGATGGGGAAAATGGCATATCGGATGATTCTAGAGGGACGGGACTGGTTTAACGTGGAAGATTTGACCGCCGTTAACCTGACCTACGAAGATTTGCGCTCTCGGGATGAATTGACCACCGAAGTCAAGCGGGCGAGCGAAGACAATCGGACGTGGACCTTCAAGTTCGTCCACGTTACCATCCAGGAGTATATGGCTGCCATGTACGTATATGTGGCGTTTAGGAAACATGggaaaaatgtgtttatatcGAGCCAAATGTCTTGGCTACAAAGTTCAAACAAGGATCGCGCCGTGATCGAGATGTACCGTCCCGCCATCGACCGCATGCTGGCTTCTCCAAACGGACATTTGGACATGTTTGTCCGCTTTTTGATCGGATTGGTGACTCCAGGAACCGAGGATAACCTACGTGGATACCTGCTCAATCACTATCATCCCAAAGCCAAAGGCACGGAGGAAGTTGTCAAATACATCAACAAAAAGATGAAAGATAACATCCACCCTGACAGGCGCAGAAACCTGGAGCTGTGCCTGGTGGAACTGGAGGAaggcaaagaagagaagagaagatga